The Saprospiraceae bacterium genome includes the window CAGAATACCAAAATAGCCATTGGCCATCTTCTACCTTAAGATACCCAATGTCAAGATCTTCGATCTTTAACGTGAGTCCTCCCTAAAACATTTTTGCAAAGATGCTAGAAAAACAGGCAACTTGGCGCTACCTTAAGGATATTACTTAATCAGGCCGGAATACGTTCGATGAGAGATTGCCCTCAAAAATGGAGTTAGGCAACCCCAACGTGAGTCTAATCCGAGTTGGATCTTGCAAAGATGTATAATGGTGAAGCGTGCTGCGCCATGCTATCCCGAAGGTGAGATTAAAAATCCTTAAATCCGACTTGATCGAATGTATTTGTGCCAAAAGAAGTTGAAAATGGCCAAGCCAAAAGACAGCGCCAAGTTTTCTATTGTTCATCCAGATGCGGCGGGCATAGATGTAGGCAGCCGCTTTCATTGGGTAAGCGTAGGTCAACAAGAAAGTCAGAGTAAAAAAATTGGGGTATTTACCGAAGATCTTCACGCTTTATGCCTCTGGCTCAAGACTATGGGGATAAAAACGGTAGCGATGGAAAGCACCGGTTTTTATTGGAAACAGTTATTTGTGATGCTGCAGTCCTACGGCATGGAAGTGTATCTGGTCAATGCCTCGTTTACCAAGAATATTCAAGGCCGCAAGCCGGGGTTGTGTAAAAAAGTCTGAGCGGGCCGAGCGGCAGTAAATTTATTTAATTTATATATAAAAACAGTTTTCATGTAATCGGCCTGTTCTGTGGCGAAGGATGAGGGCTCTGGTTGTGATTTTTGCCTTTCAAGGCAAAAAAAAGGGTTTTTATCCCCTCTTTTTTTGTTTTTGGGCCCTTGTTGCTGCTCGTTTGGCATAGTGCTCCTTCCAAATCCCTGTTTTGTCGCAATGAACCTTCCTTAAATTGTGAGCTATGGCTAGCAATAAAAATTCAATATACACTTTGGCCATTCCTCGAAGAATAAATCTTCTATGTCCCATATTATATTTAATATCTCCAAAAGGGGTTTCTACATCCACACTTCGTTGTGCTCGTTTGTTCAATCCTTGTGGTGAAGAGGGCTTTGGCCTTTTCTTTATATGCTTCTAAGCGCTTACTAACCTGTACCAATCTGTTACTTTGTGGATCGGCATTTTCTCCTCTGCAGGCTTTGAAAAAAGGGCAAGCCCAACAGGATTCACATTGGTAGATATCTAGTGTACGGAGATAATCATTTTGGCTCCGGACTTGCTGTGTTTGTACAAAGACTAACTTCTTTTGATTGGGGCATAAAAAATAACGTTCCTCTTGGTTATACAACCAGTTTTCTCTTCGATAAAGCTTTTGGGCTAACTTATTGAAAAACATTTAGATATACATAAAACAGGGCGGAACAATTTAGAATCGCGCCCGTTTTGTTTATGTGCAGATGGGTGGTTTCCTCACTTCCCAATACAAAACTTCCCAAAAATATTCCCCAACAAATCATCCGTTGATATCTCGCCCGTAATCTCGCCGAGGTAGGCCAGGGCCCGCCGGATATCCATCGCTACAAAATCGGAGGTGATGCCGCTGTCCATCGCCTGGAGGACGTCGTCGAGGCTTTCGCTCGCCTTTCGTAAGGCCTCATAGTGGCGGACATTGCTCACCACGGTGCTGTCCAACTTCACTTTTTCGGTTATCACAGACTCGTAGAGCTTTTCCTTGAGGTAGCCGATGTTCATCTTTTCCAGCGCAGAGATGGGTACCCATTGAGTGGGGGTAAGGTGTTGTAAGTTGTAGGTCGTAAGTCCCGAAGACGTTACCCCCGGTTGCTTGACCTCACCACTTCCCGACTTTCGACTTTCGACTTCCCAACTGTCAACTTCCCCAAAATAATCCTCAAACTTCGTATACGGATTCAAATCCATTTTATTGGCGATCACCAGCAGATGGATGCCGGGTTTCATCAGTCTGGCCAGATCCTGGCGCACTTCTTCGGGCTCCATTTGTGCCACATCGAAGACGTAGATGAGCAGGGCCGACTGGCTGATCTTTTCCATGGTTTTCGCCACGCCGATGGCTTCGATCTGATCGTGGGCTTCGCGGATACCGGCCGTGTCGATGATGCGAAATTGGATGCCGTTGATGTTCAGGACTTCTTCGATGGTATCACGCGTCGTGCCAGCAATGTCGGACACGATGGCGCGTTCCTCATTGAGCAAAGCATTGAGCAAGGTTGACTTGCCCGCGTTGGGGCGCCCGGCGATGACCGTGTTGATCCCATTTTTGATGGCGTTGCCAAGGTCGAAGGACTGTAGGAGGTCGTGCAGGTAGGCCTGTATCGTTTTGACCAGTTTTTTGAGGGCACTGCGGTCGGCAAATTCAACGTCTTCTTCGGAGAAGTCAAGTTCCAACTCGATCAGACTGGCGAAGTCGAGTAGTTGCTGGCGTAGCTTTTGGATTTCGTCGCTAAAGCCCCCGCGCATCTGCTGGATGGCCAAGGTGTGCGCCGCTTCAGAGGAAGAGGCGATCAGGTCGGCCACTGCTTCGGCCTGGCTGAGGTCCATCCGACCGTTGAGGAAGGCGCGGAGCGTAAACTCGCCAGGTTGCGCCATGCGAGCCCCCTGCTGGGTGAAAAGCTGAATGAGCTGCTGGATAATGTAGTTGGAGCCATGACAGGAAACTTCCACCACATTTTCCCCCGTATAAGATGTTGGCCCAACAAAAAGCGATACCAGGACCTCGTCAATGACCTGGTCTTCCGCATTGCGGATCGTACCAAAATGAATGGTATGGCTGCCCTGTGCCTCCAGGTTTTTTCCCTTAAACACCTTGTTACAAATGCGAATAGCCTCCTTGCCAGAAAGCCGGATCACCCCGATAGCGCCAACACCAGCTGGGGTGGCCAAGGCAACAATGGTATCATTGAGGTCGTGCGTAGCGTAATTCATGTGGCGAAATTACGGGTTTCTAGGAAGAAATTTGGTGTAAAAGTTTGTAAGTTGGAAGGTTGTAAGACTTGGCGACACAGGCTCCATTGAAATTGCCATTGAATTTGATATTGTCATTAAAGCCAACTGTAGCTATTGAACCACCTGTCTTCTCCCCAGCCCACCCAATCTCATCGGGATTCACCCTCGGTAGCTACAGGCGAGCGGTTTTTTTTGGACGCGGAGTTATTAGAGGTGGAGAGGTATTGGAGGTTTGGCTTGAGGTTTTTTTGAGGATGTGTAGGTATTGGAGGGATAGGGCAAGCCCCCGCATTTTAATTTTCATTGCCATTTTCATTGCCATTTTCATTGAAATTGCCATCCCCCAGCTCACCCAATCCCATCGGGATTCACCCTCGGTAGCTACAGGCGAGCGTTTTTTTTTGGACGCAGAGTTATTAGAGGTGGAGAGGTATTGGAGGTTTGGCTTGAGGTTTTTTTGGGGATGTGTAGGTATTGGAGGGATGGGGCAAGCCCCAGCATTTTAATTTTAATTTTCATTGCCATTTTCATTGAAATTGCCATTTTCATTGCCATTGCCATTGAAATTGCCATTGCCATTGAAATTGCCATTGAAATTTTCATTGAAATTGCCCATTGCCATTGAAATTGACATTTCCACCTCCCCCTTTGCATCCAACGGCACATATGACTCCCACGGAAGGGCCCGGTCCTGAATCTTGCGTTCTGCCTTGTTAAAATTATCTTTAAACATAAAAATCAGCGCAAAGAAGACAATGATGGAGATGGTCCATTTTTGCATGCTACTCATACCGAATAAGCCAAGAATCAAGAAACAGAAAAATATAATGGTGAGCGTAAAGAAAAGCGGTGCAATGTGTGGAATATCAGCCATTAGTGATGCAATGGAGCGAAACTCTACCGATAATTGGCGGAAAAACCACCGGACAGGCTCCGGAACAGCAGGTAAGTTCTCAAGCACCTTGAAAAGGTCCTTGTCGTATGCCTTAATCATGAAATAGTTGAGCGCCAGGAAATTACAACCAACTATACCAACGACCATCATTATGCGCTGTGGCATTTGTACCCAACGATGAGACAATCTTTGCACGTATTCTTCCAAGTGGCCACCCAATTGGTTCGTAAGCCATACCGTTACAAAACTGCCGCCCATTCCTATAAGTATCGCAACTGATAAAGGATCTACTTGCATGGTTTTTTTAATTTTCGGGATGATTTCCTCATTTGGACTTTTGACGCTTTTGGTAATCCTCTGTTTTCCAGGCTAGAAGTGAGAAGTGAGAAGTGAGAAGTCGGAAGTCGGAAAATTGCGCCCCTGAGCCTTTCCGAGTTCCCATTTCTACCTTCCGCCTTCCGATTTCCGCTTTCAAAACAGCGAATGTCAAAAGTCCAGTCCTCGTATACATCACTATTTAATCAAAAATGTCGTTATACGCAACAAAATTAGCTAAACATAAGGGCTTTTTATACGAATCCTTGTTATGGCAAGAAATTAGGCACCACATGCTCGGGTTAAATACGGAACTATATTGACGGATAAGGGCTATTTTATTTGCTGTGCCCGCACACAATTTTTTCTTAAAAATACGGAAGTATTTGCACAGGTTTCATACTTTCCCTACCTTATAGCCAATTTAGCGATTTTTAATACATACCAATTTTAAAATTATTAATATGAAGAAGAAAATAAAAGATAGCAGCCGCCGGGCATTTATCAAATCCTCTGGGGCGACTATCCTCGGGAGCACTTTAGGTGCCAATTTGTTAGCGAATAGTTCCTCTTTCTCTTTCAATGATAGCGACGTACTAAAAGTCGGTCTCATTGGTTGTGGCGGACGGGGCACCGGAGCGGCCAGCCAAGCCATGAATGCGGACCCCAAAGCGGTACTGACCGTAATGGCAGATGTCTTTCCAGATCGCTTAGAGCAGTCTTACAATGCTTTGAAAACAGAAAACCCAGATAAACTGCAAGTGTCAAAAGAGAACATGTTCATTGGTTTTGATGCTTATAAGAAAGTCCTGGCATCTGATGTTGATGTGGTGATCTTGACTACGCCGCCTGCTTTCCGCCCGGGCCATTTGGAGGCCGCCATTGAAGCGGGTAAACACGTTTTTTGTGAAAAACCAGTAGCAGTAGATGCACCTGGTATTCGCCGAGTCATCGAGGTAGCCAAAAAGGCTAAAGAAAAGAACCTGGCCCTCATGTCTGGTTTCTGCTGGCGTTATGACTTCCCTAAACGCGCTACCTACGAGCGAATCCTGGATGGTCAAATAGGCAATATTACCAGTATTTACAATACCTACAATACCGGCGCACTTTGGGAAAAAGAAAGACAAGCGGATTGGAGCGACATGGAATTTACTATGCGCAACTGGTTGTATTATAATTGGTTGTCTGGTGATCATATTGCAGAGCAAGCTGTGCATAGCCTCGATTTAATGTCTTGGGCGATGGGTGATGTCATGCCGCTAACCGTCGTTGGTACTGGCGGTCGCCAGTCGCGAGTAGAAGAAAAATATGGTAATGTATATGACCATTTTGCACTGGTGTACGAATATGCTGATGGAATCAAGGGGTTCCACTTTAGCCGCCAGCAAAAAGGATGTGCCAGGGCTTATGATATCACTATCCAAGGAGACAAAGGCCAGTGTTACATCGATGTATTCAAAAAACATGAAATTAAGGGAGCCGTAAACTGGGTGTATAAAGGCGACAAAAACAACATGTATCAAACCGAGCATGATGAGCTATTTGCGTCTATCCGCGCAGGTAAGCCCATCAATGATGGGGTCCGAATGGCGCATAGCACCATGTTAGCGATTTGGGGTCGAATGGCGGCCTACACCGGTCAGTCTATTTCCTGGGAAGAAGCCCTGAACTCAGAAGAAAAACTCGGACCAGCATTGGAAGATTACAACTGGGACCTGGCCTGGAAAATGAAAGAGGTGGCAAAACCTGGGGTGACAAAATTTGCCTAATCTATACATAGATACCCTGGAGAAGAGGGCATAGAAACAAATTTTTCTCTGTGTCCTCTGCTCCTCCGCGTATCGCTGTGTTACTAATCCTTGGCCATAGTTGCTTCAACAAAATTGACCGTCTAAAAGAAAACAATGAAAAAACAAGACCGGAGAGCCTTTATCAAAACAAGTTCTGCAGCAGCCTTATCCCTGGCCATTGCCCCTCAGATGATGGCTGCATCGCCAGCGCCACCCGTTGCGCAACCGCTGATCAAGAAAAGCCTCAAGTTTGGCATGATCAAAGAAGATTTGTCCATTCTGGATAAATTCAAATTGGTCAAAGACTTGGGATTTGATGGCGTGGAAATGGACAGCCCCAATGAACTGGATGACAAAGAGATCTTAAAAGCGAAACGCAAGGCGGGTATTGAAATTCCTGGCGTGGTGAATTCCGTACATTGGAAAGCACCTTTGTCTGATCCTGATCCTGCCGTTCGGGCGAAATGTGTGGAGTCTATGACTGTCGCCTTAAAGGCCAGTAAAATGTATGGCGGAACGACAGTATTGCTGGTGCCCGCTGTCGTAAATGAAAAAGTAAGTTATGATGATGCGTACAAGCGCTCTCAGGAAGAAATCAGGAAAATCTTGCCAGTAGCCAAAGAGACGGGGATCAAAATTGCCATTGAAAATGTCTGGAATAACTTCCTGCTAAGTCCTATGGAGGCTGCTCGTTATATTGATGAATTTGAAAGCGATATGATCGGGTGGTACATGGATATTGGTAATATTATTCGTTTTGGATGGGCTGATCAATGGATACGCATTCTTGGTAAGCGCATTCTCAAAGTGGATGTCAAAGAGTATAGCCGGAAAAAACAGAAAGAAGAAGGCATCTGGGCTGGCTTTGACGTTAAATTGGGTCAGGGCGATAGCGACTGGGCCAGCGTCAACAAGGCACTCCGGGAAGTCGGCTACCAAGGCTGGGGCTCCGCCGAGGTGCCCGGCGGCGACCGCGTGCGATTAAAAGAGATTTCAGATAATATGGATAAGATTTATGCGCTTTAGTATAGAGAGAGGTCTTGGGTGAAGAACAAACCTAAGTACTGTGTGTAAAAAATAATTTAATAAACTATAGGCACAGGCGCAGACATCAGAAGTTTACAGAAGGAGTACTTGACTAAACTTCTCATGTCTCGCCTGGCTACTAGGTCAATCCCTTCAACAACTTAACATCCTCTTCCCATTCTTTGAGTTTGCGCTCATAGCTGTTCTGATTTTTGGTTATTCGAAGGGTATGAGGGCTTCCCTTTCTAATCGTTTCGCAGGTAAGATCGAGTCCTGCACTGTGTATAGCATATTCCATGTTCCTCCGCAATGCCTCCCTCGCAGGGTACTTAAATTCGTAGCCCGTAGGAGAACGAACAAAGGAAGCGATCAATTCCAGTTCCTTGTTGCGGTCTTTGGGGGGCGGTAGTTCCCTAGACCAGTCTGTTGGCGGTTGAGGTTTAATAGCGGTTCTAGCTTGCAAATCTGCCACACACCATTCTTCCAGACGAGTAGTGAAAAGGGTGGATGGTTTATTTTTTTCGCCCTTATATTTCAAAATCGCTGAATAGATAACATTGTTGGCGAAATCCCTTGAGGCCCGAAGACAGAAGGTTTCAAGCAAATCTTCTGCCCAATCGGCCTCTTCCTTCCATTTACTGAGTTCCATCACTTGATAAAGGATAATAGCGACAGGTTGGTGATCTGTCCTGTCTTTGAGGTTTTTTAATCCTTCCGAAAGTACCGCTAACTCTTGCAGGACAAGGCTTTGGTATTGACTTTGGGTGGAGAGGCGATGCAGTAGGTTGAGGTAATGTGTTAGTTTTTGTATTTCTCCTTCTTGTCTGATCTGCTTGAAAAAAGAAAAAAAGAGGCTTGAATCAAAACCATCAATAAGTTGTTTCCAATGGCCAACGTCGATTTTCGTGAAGGTTTTAAACAACAAATCAGGCAGAATACTTGCCATGGTAACATTGTCATTTAGTTGGATCAACGTCCTGGCAATGCCATTGCAATCGTTGGGGATAGGGGTAGGGGAGTAGTGATACCAAAAATCAGATTTCTGTCGGTTGGCAACTTTTTGAGCCATCAGGTCTATCAGATTCCGGCAGGTGTTCGCATAACTTTGATCCTGAGTCAAAAAATTGCTGTAATAGTTGAGCCAATTTGCAATAACCTCTAGGTTGCTGCTATTGAGCACCTCCTTTTCCCAGCCATCAGGCCAAAAAATCAAAGCGCCATAATGGTACCAATAATCCATCGTCATTCCCGCATTCCCCGTATAGCCTTCGGCATCCTTTTCTATAGGTTCATCCTCTCCCAGTGTTTGTTTAGATAATACCTGACTTTCATCTAAAGTAATTTGTCCCAAATTTGGCATCTGGTGTTTCACCCAATGTTCGATATACAAAGCGTTTTCATAGATTTCTC containing:
- a CDS encoding transposase; amino-acid sequence: MAKPKDSAKFSIVHPDAAGIDVGSRFHWVSVGQQESQSKKIGVFTEDLHALCLWLKTMGIKTVAMESTGFYWKQLFVMLQSYGMEVYLVNASFTKNIQGRKPGLCKKV
- the mnmE gene encoding tRNA uridine-5-carboxymethylaminomethyl(34) synthesis GTPase MnmE, encoding MNYATHDLNDTIVALATPAGVGAIGVIRLSGKEAIRICNKVFKGKNLEAQGSHTIHFGTIRNAEDQVIDEVLVSLFVGPTSYTGENVVEVSCHGSNYIIQQLIQLFTQQGARMAQPGEFTLRAFLNGRMDLSQAEAVADLIASSSEAAHTLAIQQMRGGFSDEIQKLRQQLLDFASLIELELDFSEEDVEFADRSALKKLVKTIQAYLHDLLQSFDLGNAIKNGINTVIAGRPNAGKSTLLNALLNEERAIVSDIAGTTRDTIEEVLNINGIQFRIIDTAGIREAHDQIEAIGVAKTMEKISQSALLIYVFDVAQMEPEEVRQDLARLMKPGIHLLVIANKMDLNPYTKFEDYFGEVDSWEVESRKSGSGEVKQPGVTSSGLTTYNLQHLTPTQWVPISALEKMNIGYLKEKLYESVITEKVKLDSTVVSNVRHYEALRKASESLDDVLQAMDSGITSDFVAMDIRRALAYLGEITGEISTDDLLGNIFGKFCIGK
- a CDS encoding Gfo/Idh/MocA family oxidoreductase, whose protein sequence is MKKKIKDSSRRAFIKSSGATILGSTLGANLLANSSSFSFNDSDVLKVGLIGCGGRGTGAASQAMNADPKAVLTVMADVFPDRLEQSYNALKTENPDKLQVSKENMFIGFDAYKKVLASDVDVVILTTPPAFRPGHLEAAIEAGKHVFCEKPVAVDAPGIRRVIEVAKKAKEKNLALMSGFCWRYDFPKRATYERILDGQIGNITSIYNTYNTGALWEKERQADWSDMEFTMRNWLYYNWLSGDHIAEQAVHSLDLMSWAMGDVMPLTVVGTGGRQSRVEEKYGNVYDHFALVYEYADGIKGFHFSRQQKGCARAYDITIQGDKGQCYIDVFKKHEIKGAVNWVYKGDKNNMYQTEHDELFASIRAGKPINDGVRMAHSTMLAIWGRMAAYTGQSISWEEALNSEEKLGPALEDYNWDLAWKMKEVAKPGVTKFA
- a CDS encoding sugar phosphate isomerase/epimerase family protein, translated to MKKQDRRAFIKTSSAAALSLAIAPQMMAASPAPPVAQPLIKKSLKFGMIKEDLSILDKFKLVKDLGFDGVEMDSPNELDDKEILKAKRKAGIEIPGVVNSVHWKAPLSDPDPAVRAKCVESMTVALKASKMYGGTTVLLVPAVVNEKVSYDDAYKRSQEEIRKILPVAKETGIKIAIENVWNNFLLSPMEAARYIDEFESDMIGWYMDIGNIIRFGWADQWIRILGKRILKVDVKEYSRKKQKEEGIWAGFDVKLGQGDSDWASVNKALREVGYQGWGSAEVPGGDRVRLKEISDNMDKIYAL
- a CDS encoding 2OG-Fe(II) oxygenase, translated to MMDNPILKTLQSIEGSGAFAQFDTVKFNMPGLKVKGMGNIGLPLDLDTAKQMIALAHKASFGKGSKTVFDPSVRSVWEVDAEKLSFGNPEWEKTLAKIVKRVRKSFGIEQGKVEASLYKLLLYQEGDFFLPHRDSEKEEGMFGTLVVGLPASHKGGELIVRHSGMEHTYDFSADKYLYKIPYAAFYADCEHEVKPLTAGYRLCLVYNLLLKNTEKTYKAPEFSEQISKLAKYLKAKKTDWENLPAAVLLDHQYTPSNFSFHSLKRHDGPRAEAFMKACEIAGYQVRLGLVTYHLSGELEEPDSYYRRRRRYNSWDNDDNLAEDGEMGEIYENALYIEHWVKHQMPNLGQITLDESQVLSKQTLGEDEPIEKDAEGYTGNAGMTMDYWYHYGALIFWPDGWEKEVLNSSNLEVIANWLNYYSNFLTQDQSYANTCRNLIDLMAQKVANRQKSDFWYHYSPTPIPNDCNGIARTLIQLNDNVTMASILPDLLFKTFTKIDVGHWKQLIDGFDSSLFFSFFKQIRQEGEIQKLTHYLNLLHRLSTQSQYQSLVLQELAVLSEGLKNLKDRTDHQPVAIILYQVMELSKWKEEADWAEDLLETFCLRASRDFANNVIYSAILKYKGEKNKPSTLFTTRLEEWCVADLQARTAIKPQPPTDWSRELPPPKDRNKELELIASFVRSPTGYEFKYPAREALRRNMEYAIHSAGLDLTCETIRKGSPHTLRITKNQNSYERKLKEWEEDVKLLKGLT